Proteins found in one Campylobacter concisus genomic segment:
- a CDS encoding DUF945 family protein yields MKKVISALIVVIVVAIGAVYFASNEVEKNYQRIVNDLNNIKGFKISNNNYKKGFFGSKGSFDFSVSKDLLENIFGKNVNEDLVFKVENEISHTVLAFIDGFEIDSKISIQNDMIKNIIATFMGSNVIATTKTKVSLTGNKDVDIKFSNIEFNDKQKTAFNTKDIKIGMTLDSKDSINSLKVEADKIVLKDFSEYNKVDLNIEGFYIDSSYKEPVKFSKILESQLVPYLAKVKFKRVSFASNDISNILIDDFKYDSKFEISNDLGRSDDVIKIGIVAVDKVKYTDFVFDSKIANINVPALNNVLDKLNNLNNEENYNVLAGLNFDEIIDQVLEKNPSIKIDTLSFKKGDKALKLNLDAAVNGFKKGTNQSEIFDKLSLSGKISVDESLANFFNTLVPEVAFVEPTLISAGYFKEEDKKVISEFKYDPSKKDIIFNGKVGLQNFFMGF; encoded by the coding sequence ATGAAAAAGGTGATATCTGCTTTAATCGTGGTTATCGTGGTGGCCATTGGAGCGGTTTATTTTGCTTCAAATGAGGTGGAGAAAAACTATCAAAGGATAGTGAATGATCTAAACAATATTAAGGGCTTTAAAATTTCTAATAACAATTACAAAAAAGGTTTTTTTGGTTCAAAAGGATCATTTGATTTTAGTGTTTCAAAAGATCTTTTGGAAAATATATTTGGTAAAAATGTAAATGAGGATTTGGTTTTTAAAGTAGAAAATGAAATTTCTCATACAGTGCTTGCTTTTATAGATGGCTTTGAAATAGACTCAAAAATTTCTATTCAAAACGATATGATTAAAAATATTATCGCAACATTTATGGGTTCAAATGTTATTGCAACAACTAAAACAAAAGTCAGCCTAACTGGCAATAAAGATGTGGATATTAAATTTAGCAATATTGAATTTAATGATAAGCAAAAAACTGCATTTAATACAAAAGATATAAAGATTGGTATGACGCTTGATTCAAAAGATAGTATAAACAGCTTAAAGGTTGAAGCAGATAAGATTGTTTTGAAAGATTTTAGTGAATACAATAAAGTTGATCTAAATATCGAAGGGTTTTATATTGACTCAAGTTATAAAGAGCCAGTTAAGTTTTCAAAAATTTTAGAAAGCCAGCTTGTACCTTATTTGGCAAAAGTTAAATTTAAAAGGGTGTCTTTCGCATCTAATGATATAAGTAATATTTTGATAGATGACTTTAAGTATGACTCAAAATTTGAAATCTCAAATGATCTTGGAAGATCAGACGATGTTATAAAAATAGGTATAGTAGCAGTTGATAAAGTAAAATATACAGATTTTGTCTTTGATAGCAAAATCGCAAATATCAATGTGCCTGCATTAAATAATGTATTAGACAAGCTTAATAATTTAAATAATGAAGAAAATTATAATGTTTTAGCTGGATTAAATTTTGATGAAATAATAGATCAAGTATTAGAAAAAAATCCAAGTATAAAAATAGATACATTAAGTTTCAAAAAGGGAGATAAGGCTCTAAAGCTAAATTTAGATGCAGCAGTAAATGGCTTTAAAAAGGGAACAAATCAGTCAGAAATTTTTGATAAATTATCTCTTAGTGGAAAAATAAGTGTCGATGAAAGTCTGGCGAATTTTTTTAATACATTAGTGCCAGAAGTAGCTTTTGTTGAGCCTACTTTGATATCTGCTGGATATTTTAAAGAAGAGGACAAAAAAGTAATAAGCGAATTTAAATATGATCCAAGCAAAAAAGATATTATATTTAATGGAAAAGTTGGACTTCAAAATTTCTTTATGGGTTTTTAA
- a CDS encoding lipid-binding SYLF domain-containing protein produces the protein MKFLFSILLFFSLGFASEELVLDSANSFITTMRGARNAPIKELIEQSKATIIFPSVKKVGFVVGGMGGDGIMVVGNINSPSEILPVSISGGSIGIQLGYEDSSLVLFIFKDSIIHDIKDAKITLDTKLSVAFGDIGRNYSKVSDFKFSSDIYAYAANDGFFAGASFGGAVISAREEILKQSGYAYEQLIASASKLLGD, from the coding sequence ATGAAATTTCTTTTTTCAATTTTATTATTTTTCTCACTTGGCTTTGCTAGCGAGGAGCTCGTGCTAGACTCGGCAAACTCGTTTATAACAACTATGAGAGGTGCTAGAAATGCTCCTATAAAAGAGCTAATCGAGCAGTCAAAAGCAACGATCATCTTTCCAAGTGTTAAAAAGGTCGGTTTTGTAGTTGGTGGCATGGGCGGAGATGGCATCATGGTTGTTGGTAACATTAACTCGCCAAGTGAAATTTTACCAGTTAGCATAAGTGGCGGCAGTATCGGTATACAGCTTGGTTATGAAGATAGTTCACTTGTACTTTTTATATTTAAAGATAGCATTATCCACGATATTAAAGATGCCAAGATCACGCTTGATACAAAGCTTTCAGTAGCTTTTGGTGACATTGGACGCAATTACAGTAAAGTAAGCGATTTTAAATTTTCAAGCGACATCTACGCGTATGCTGCAAATGATGGTTTCTTTGCGGGAGCTAGCTTTGGTGGAGCAGTCATCAGTGCAAGAGAAGAAATTTTAAAGCAAAGTGGCTATGCCTATGAACAGCTAATAGCCTCCGCATCTAAACTTTTAGGAGATTAA
- the ybaK gene encoding Cys-tRNA(Pro) deacylase yields MTHKTNAARALDKLKINYEILEYEVDLNDLSALHVAASTKQNIKQIYKTIVCECEPKNFVVACLQGDLELDLKALAHACGAKRCELINLKDLEKITGYIRGGCSPLAMKKHFATFIDERAKEQECVLVSAGVRGKQIKIAPNDLLKACEASFANIARLAL; encoded by the coding sequence ATGACACATAAGACAAATGCTGCTAGAGCTTTAGATAAGCTAAAAATTAATTATGAAATTTTAGAATATGAAGTTGATTTAAACGATCTTTCAGCCCTCCACGTAGCAGCTAGCACTAAGCAAAATATAAAGCAAATTTATAAGACTATCGTTTGTGAGTGTGAGCCTAAAAATTTCGTTGTTGCTTGCTTACAGGGCGATTTGGAGCTTGATCTAAAAGCACTTGCTCACGCGTGTGGCGCCAAACGCTGCGAGCTTATAAATTTAAAAGACTTAGAAAAGATCACTGGCTACATCAGGGGTGGCTGCTCACCGCTTGCGATGAAAAAGCATTTTGCAACATTTATCGATGAACGCGCAAAAGAGCAAGAATGCGTGTTAGTAAGTGCTGGAGTAAGAGGCAAACAGATAAAGATAGCTCCAAATGATCTTTTAAAGGCTTGTGAGGCAAGTTTCGCCAATATCGCTAGGCTAGCTCTTTAA
- the fliL gene encoding flagellar basal body-associated protein FliL, translated as MAEEVEEKKAKKGGNGALMIIIIAIFVLLLVIGGLVAFLMLSSDEPKEANMMQAPAQTQTQSMPAQNKAKHGSNDYSNMGPIYPLDQFIVNLLSENGSRFLKTKIDMEQSDELLTPELDKKKALLRDIIIRTLSSKTYEEVSTAKGKDRLKDEIVGKLNEVLNDGYIKNIFFTDFVVQ; from the coding sequence ATGGCTGAAGAAGTTGAAGAGAAAAAAGCAAAAAAAGGTGGCAATGGTGCATTAATGATAATTATCATTGCGATATTTGTTTTGCTGCTAGTTATTGGAGGGCTAGTCGCGTTTTTGATGCTTAGTTCTGACGAGCCAAAAGAGGCAAACATGATGCAAGCACCAGCTCAGACTCAAACGCAGTCCATGCCAGCTCAAAATAAGGCAAAGCATGGTAGCAACGACTATTCAAATATGGGACCGATATATCCGCTTGATCAGTTCATTGTAAATTTACTTAGCGAAAATGGCTCAAGATTTCTTAAAACTAAGATCGATATGGAGCAAAGCGATGAGTTGCTAACTCCTGAGCTTGATAAGAAAAAAGCACTTTTAAGAGACATTATCATTAGAACACTTTCGTCAAAAACTTACGAAGAAGTAAGCACTGCAAAAGGCAAAGATAGGCTAAAAGACGAGATCGTAGGCAAGCTAAATGAAGTGCTAAATGATGGCTACATAAAAAACATATTTTTTACTGATTTTGTGGTGCAATGA
- the rny gene encoding ribonuclease Y, translating into MIEVLIGLGAGVAGVGAGYLYAKKINDANYNIFLEQAKAKAKAIEYEAELTLKNSKISVQEAEFEAKKRYDDKTTKLQKEYASKFDELTKKEKILLNEQELLNESKELFEKDKQDAKITYEEGLNLKATYQNKVEEAIRVLEHAAGLTEEEAKEVVLKKVEEKSRADIAHIVRKYEEEAKREAKKRVNYILAQATSRFAGEFAAERLINVVNIKNDELKGRIIGKEGRNIKTLEMVLGVDIIIDDTPHAIILSSFNLYRRAIATRVIELLVEDGRIQPARIEDLHKKVTEEFEQSIQEEGENIVMDLGLNKIHPEIIKLIGKLKFRASYGQNALAHSLEVAHLAGIIAAECGGDEKLAKRAGILHDIGKALTHEYEGSHVDLGAEICKRYKEHPVVINAIYAHHGHEEATSIESAAVCAADALSAARPGARREVLESFLKRVEEIENIAKSKDGIKQAYAINAGREIRVIANAKLINDDEAVLVAKEIAQEIESKVQYPGEIKVSVIRETRAVDFAK; encoded by the coding sequence ATGATAGAGGTTTTAATAGGCTTAGGAGCCGGTGTGGCTGGCGTTGGAGCAGGGTATCTATACGCTAAAAAGATAAATGATGCAAACTACAACATCTTCTTAGAACAAGCAAAAGCAAAGGCAAAAGCAATAGAATACGAAGCTGAGCTAACGCTTAAAAATTCTAAAATTTCAGTACAAGAGGCTGAATTTGAGGCTAAAAAAAGATACGATGACAAGACGACAAAGCTTCAAAAAGAGTATGCAAGTAAATTTGATGAACTAACCAAAAAAGAGAAAATTTTGCTAAATGAGCAAGAGCTTTTAAACGAAAGTAAAGAGCTTTTTGAAAAGGATAAGCAAGACGCAAAGATAACTTACGAAGAGGGCTTAAATTTAAAAGCGACTTATCAAAACAAAGTAGAAGAGGCGATAAGGGTACTTGAGCACGCTGCTGGCTTAACGGAAGAAGAGGCAAAAGAGGTCGTGCTTAAAAAGGTCGAGGAGAAGTCTCGTGCGGATATCGCTCATATCGTTAGGAAATACGAAGAAGAGGCAAAAAGAGAGGCTAAAAAGAGGGTTAATTACATCTTGGCGCAGGCTACGTCAAGATTTGCTGGAGAATTTGCGGCTGAGCGTCTGATAAATGTCGTAAATATCAAAAACGATGAGCTAAAAGGTAGGATCATTGGCAAAGAAGGACGTAACATCAAGACCCTTGAAATGGTGCTTGGCGTTGATATCATCATCGATGATACACCTCACGCGATTATACTAAGCAGCTTCAATCTTTACAGACGTGCGATCGCAACAAGAGTGATCGAGCTTTTGGTGGAGGATGGAAGAATTCAGCCAGCAAGGATAGAAGACCTTCACAAAAAAGTGACTGAAGAATTTGAGCAAAGTATACAAGAAGAGGGCGAAAATATCGTCATGGATCTTGGTCTAAATAAAATTCATCCAGAGATCATAAAACTAATAGGCAAGCTTAAATTTAGAGCAAGCTATGGTCAAAATGCCTTGGCTCACAGCCTTGAAGTAGCTCACCTTGCTGGCATCATCGCAGCTGAGTGTGGCGGAGATGAGAAACTTGCAAAAAGAGCTGGCATACTTCACGATATCGGTAAGGCACTAACTCACGAGTACGAGGGCAGTCACGTTGATCTTGGAGCAGAAATTTGTAAGCGCTACAAAGAGCATCCAGTAGTTATCAACGCTATCTATGCTCACCACGGTCACGAAGAGGCAACAAGTATAGAAAGTGCGGCTGTTTGCGCAGCTGACGCACTAAGTGCAGCTCGTCCAGGTGCAAGGCGCGAGGTACTTGAGAGCTTCTTAAAGCGTGTCGAAGAGATCGAAAACATCGCAAAAAGCAAAGATGGCATCAAGCAAGCTTATGCGATCAACGCTGGCCGTGAGATTCGCGTCATTGCAAATGCCAAGCTCATAAACGACGATGAGGCAGTGCTTGTAGCAAAAGAGATAGCTCAAGAGATCGAGAGCAAGGTACAGTATCCTGGTGAGATAAAAGTAAGTGTCATCAGAGAGACTCGTGCTGTTGATTTTGCAAAATAA
- the acpS gene encoding holo-ACP synthase: protein MIGIDIVKIDRISRLKARYGELFLKKFLSDDEIALAKNDATLAGFWAAKEAASKALGVGISKECGFLDIELSKDAKNAPKIKFSPKIYTNFNIKEASLSITHDGGFAVAAVMIV, encoded by the coding sequence ATGATAGGCATTGATATCGTTAAGATAGATAGAATTTCTAGACTCAAAGCTCGTTACGGCGAGCTTTTTTTAAAAAAATTTCTTAGTGATGACGAGATCGCGCTAGCAAAAAATGATGCGACTTTGGCTGGATTTTGGGCGGCCAAAGAAGCAGCTAGCAAAGCTCTTGGTGTGGGTATCAGCAAAGAGTGTGGCTTTTTGGACATTGAGCTTAGCAAAGACGCAAAAAACGCACCAAAGATAAAATTTAGCCCAAAAATTTATACAAATTTTAATATCAAAGAAGCAAGCCTTAGCATAACTCACGATGGCGGATTTGCCGTAGCTGCAGTGATGATTGTCTAA
- the ftsY gene encoding signal recognition particle-docking protein FtsY, translating into MLDFLKKGLEKTFGAISSAKKSKKIDKESLEEILLEADVAYEIVEEILYYLPPQDEVSRTDLRRVMSSYFIYENERVIEPDKPFVDLILGVNGAGKTTTIAKLANLYKNNGKSVILGACDTFRAGAIEQLRQWSLRLNVPIVATQQGHDPSAVAYDTISSALAKGIDRVILDTAGRLQNQTNLANELEKIVRISKKAYEKAPHRKILILDGTQGNAGVAQAKAFNDIVSLDGVIITKLDGTAKGGALFGVARELELPIFYIGVGESMDDIIKFNPDEFLDELMDAIFE; encoded by the coding sequence ATGCTTGATTTTCTAAAAAAAGGCCTTGAGAAGACTTTTGGAGCGATAAGCTCAGCGAAGAAGTCAAAAAAGATAGACAAAGAAAGCTTAGAAGAAATTTTACTTGAGGCCGACGTAGCTTACGAGATCGTGGAAGAAATTTTATACTACTTACCGCCACAAGATGAAGTGAGCAGAACTGATCTTAGGCGCGTTATGAGTAGCTATTTTATCTACGAAAATGAGCGTGTGATCGAGCCTGATAAGCCATTTGTCGATCTCATCCTTGGCGTAAATGGCGCTGGCAAGACGACAACGATCGCAAAGCTTGCAAATTTATATAAAAATAATGGCAAAAGCGTCATTTTAGGCGCTTGTGATACATTTAGAGCTGGGGCTATCGAGCAGCTGCGCCAGTGGTCGCTTAGGCTAAATGTGCCAATAGTCGCCACACAGCAAGGGCATGATCCTTCGGCTGTTGCTTACGATACGATCAGCTCAGCCCTTGCAAAAGGTATCGACCGAGTCATCCTTGACACAGCCGGCAGACTTCAAAACCAGACAAATTTAGCAAACGAGCTAGAAAAGATCGTTCGTATTAGCAAAAAGGCTTACGAAAAGGCGCCCCACCGCAAAATTTTGATTCTTGATGGCACGCAAGGTAACGCCGGAGTTGCACAAGCAAAGGCGTTTAACGATATCGTCTCACTTGATGGTGTCATCATCACAAAGCTTGATGGCACTGCAAAGGGCGGAGCACTATTTGGCGTAGCAAGAGAGCTTGAGCTACCTATATTTTATATAGGCGTTGGCGAGAGCATGGACGATATCATCAAATTTAATCCAGACGAGTTTTTAGACGAGCTGATGGACGCCATTTTTGAGTAG
- a CDS encoding DedA family protein: MQDIINSVSTYGYIVLFFYSLGGGMVALIAAGILSFAGKMDITLSIIVAAVANTIGDTLIFYVARFNKNSLMPYIKNHKRKLAYAGILAKKHGDKIIFIKKFIYGVKTLVPIALGLTKYSFYKFSIINLISSVLWAVIIGFASFKAGDYFVGVSDYLGEHGYIMPLAMVCLLLGIWFFLQHITKRRKA; this comes from the coding sequence ATGCAAGATATTATAAACTCAGTTTCAACATATGGCTATATTGTATTGTTTTTTTATAGCCTTGGTGGCGGCATGGTTGCATTAATCGCCGCTGGAATTTTAAGTTTTGCTGGCAAGATGGATATCACTCTTAGTATAATTGTCGCTGCTGTGGCAAATACAATCGGTGACACGCTAATTTTTTATGTCGCAAGATTTAATAAAAACTCACTTATGCCTTATATCAAAAATCATAAAAGAAAGCTCGCTTATGCAGGAATTTTGGCCAAAAAACACGGCGATAAGATAATATTTATCAAAAAATTTATCTACGGAGTTAAAACTTTGGTTCCTATCGCGCTTGGACTTACGAAATATTCATTTTATAAATTTAGCATTATAAATTTGATCTCGTCAGTGCTTTGGGCGGTCATTATCGGATTTGCCAGCTTTAAAGCGGGTGATTATTTTGTAGGTGTAAGCGACTATCTTGGCGAGCATGGATATATTATGCCTCTTGCTATGGTTTGTTTGTTGCTTGGAATTTGGTTTTTTTTACAACATATTACAAAAAGGAGAAAAGCATGA
- a CDS encoding 5-formyltetrahydrofolate cyclo-ligase: MSVNLEKNEFRKNARANLMKLTKFKAKCSHYKATKTLLNLINFTNSKKVLFYLPLNYEVDVLKIRRNLSHKCEIFAPFMVGLSLKMVRLRLPFITYKFNVRQPSGKKMDNVRLDMAVVPAIGVDGAMARIGHGKGFYDRFFDSLPIKPKRIVFLEIKDFYTKNVLSNAQDAVADFYITPNKNYIKRGINDRGFNRLRSRCGWRWSRVSIR; encoded by the coding sequence ATGAGCGTTAATTTAGAAAAAAATGAATTTAGAAAAAATGCAAGAGCAAATTTGATGAAACTTACTAAATTTAAGGCCAAATGCTCGCACTATAAAGCTACGAAAACTCTTTTAAATTTGATAAATTTTACAAATTCTAAGAAAGTACTGTTTTATTTGCCACTTAACTACGAAGTCGATGTACTTAAAATAAGGCGAAATTTATCACATAAATGTGAAATTTTTGCCCCTTTTATGGTAGGTCTTAGCTTAAAGATGGTAAGATTGCGACTGCCATTTATAACTTATAAATTTAACGTCAGACAGCCATCTGGCAAAAAAATGGATAATGTTAGACTTGATATGGCAGTAGTTCCAGCGATTGGGGTTGATGGAGCTATGGCTAGGATAGGGCATGGAAAAGGATTTTATGATAGATTTTTTGACTCTTTGCCTATTAAGCCAAAACGGATAGTTTTTCTTGAGATAAAAGACTTTTACACCAAAAATGTGCTTTCAAATGCACAAGACGCGGTAGCAGACTTTTATATAACCCCAAATAAAAATTATATAAAAAGAGGAATAAATGATAGAGGTTTTAATAGGCTTAGGAGCCGGTGTGGCTGGCGTTGGAGCAGGGTATCTATACGCTAA
- a CDS encoding SAM-dependent methyltransferase: MKFSEFFNIWVNENYYKFGVDIGKKGDFYTNVSVGYLFGACLANYFLKLLKNGEISSSCKVVEIGANSGDMLADFAQGIFTLEPEILPKLEFIIIEPHKILRKRQLETFAKRFGDDIKIKHYENLCECSFDEIFVISNELLDAFGCEVIDGQNILFVDDDLKFHWQKADQNLLALAKKFGIKKGEISTSYAKFAPQLASVAKKVRFLSFDYGEFEPKNEFSLRVFKDHQVFSLFEISDLEPYFKSSDLTYSLCFKQVKEAFSEAGFKMLKFKKQNEALVCDLGVDEILSLVLEKGSKQAYENAAKQAKFLLSPEFLGEKFKFIEFLKS, from the coding sequence ATGAAATTTAGCGAGTTTTTTAATATCTGGGTCAATGAAAACTACTATAAATTTGGCGTAGATATAGGTAAAAAGGGCGATTTTTATACAAATGTAAGCGTTGGCTATCTCTTTGGCGCTTGCCTTGCAAACTACTTTTTAAAGCTGCTTAAAAACGGCGAAATTTCTAGCTCTTGCAAGGTCGTAGAGATTGGCGCAAACTCTGGCGATATGCTAGCTGATTTTGCGCAAGGAATTTTTACGCTTGAGCCAGAAATTTTGCCAAAATTAGAGTTTATAATCATCGAACCTCATAAAATTTTACGTAAAAGACAGCTTGAGACTTTTGCAAAACGCTTTGGCGATGACATCAAAATAAAACACTATGAAAATTTATGCGAGTGCTCGTTTGATGAAATTTTTGTCATCTCAAATGAGCTACTTGACGCATTTGGTTGCGAGGTGATAGACGGACAAAATATACTTTTTGTGGATGATGATCTAAAATTTCACTGGCAAAAAGCAGATCAAAACTTGCTAGCTCTTGCAAAGAAATTTGGCATAAAAAAGGGCGAGATATCAACTAGCTACGCTAAATTTGCGCCCCAACTTGCAAGTGTGGCAAAAAAGGTGAGATTTTTAAGCTTTGACTACGGCGAATTTGAGCCAAAAAATGAGTTTAGCCTAAGAGTTTTTAAAGATCATCAAGTATTTTCTTTATTTGAAATTTCAGATCTTGAGCCATATTTTAAAAGCTCGGATCTAACATATAGTCTTTGCTTTAAGCAAGTAAAAGAGGCTTTTAGTGAGGCTGGCTTTAAGATGCTTAAATTTAAAAAACAAAACGAGGCTTTAGTTTGCGATCTTGGTGTGGATGAAATTTTATCTTTGGTGCTTGAAAAGGGTAGCAAGCAAGCCTATGAAAATGCAGCTAAACAGGCGAAATTTCTACTCTCGCCCGAGTTTTTAGGCGAGAAGTTTAAATTTATAGAGTTTTTAAAGAGCTAG
- a CDS encoding TlpA family protein disulfide reductase: MTLKRAIITSLCIFAFFGCGDENKQKKEQNTSEQTQGKILDKNASKDENLSKDSLTPKMSESAQENEVKEINLKLLNGTTMQITKRSNGFDVKDGKKATLYVFFATWCPPCKAEIPHLNNLSEKFKNELDIVGVLLEDKSEDEVKDFAQKYKIKYEVAVGEGNFLFEKAMGGIKGLPASALFKANGDYVQGYIGLVPEEMLENDINRATK, from the coding sequence ATGACATTAAAACGAGCAATTATAACATCACTTTGCATTTTTGCATTTTTTGGATGCGGCGACGAGAACAAGCAAAAAAAAGAGCAAAATACAAGCGAACAAACGCAGGGCAAAATTTTAGATAAAAATGCTAGCAAAGATGAAAATTTAAGCAAAGACTCACTCACTCCAAAAATGAGTGAAAGTGCCCAAGAAAACGAGGTAAAAGAGATAAATCTAAAGCTGCTAAATGGCACAACTATGCAGATTACAAAAAGAAGTAATGGCTTTGATGTAAAAGATGGTAAAAAAGCAACTCTTTATGTATTTTTCGCCACTTGGTGTCCTCCTTGCAAGGCTGAGATCCCACACTTAAATAACCTAAGCGAGAAATTTAAAAACGAGCTAGATATCGTTGGTGTGCTACTTGAAGACAAAAGTGAAGATGAAGTAAAAGATTTTGCTCAAAAATATAAAATAAAATATGAAGTCGCAGTTGGTGAGGGAAATTTTTTATTTGAAAAAGCGATGGGCGGTATAAAAGGCTTGCCTGCGTCAGCACTTTTTAAAGCAAATGGCGACTACGTTCAGGGCTACATCGGTCTTGTACCTGAAGAGATGCTTGAAAACGACATAAATAGGGCAACAAAATAA
- the radA gene encoding DNA repair protein RadA encodes MAKAKPVFECQACGNQQAKWLGKCPQCGAWDSFVELSQAEIKISKEIAKSSGAPSKAISIDEVEIQNFTRFSTKDSELDLVLGGGVVEGSLVLIGGSPGIGKSTLLLKIGSNLAKDGKKTLYVSGEESQSQIKMRADRLNAVDKNLYLLTEICLEDIMLEVQKSDYKVLVIDSIQTLYSQNISSAPGSITQVREITFELMRLAKSQNICVFIIGHITKEGSIAGPRVLEHMVDVVLYFEGDASRELRILRGFKNRFGSTSEVGIFEMSQHGLVSANEVSSKFFTRGGAMSGSAITIIMEGSRALSIEIQALVCESAYPKRSSTGFERNRLDMLLALLERKLEIPLGHYDVFINVSGGVKISETAADLAVIAAIISSFKNRPISKDSVFIGELSLNGEIREIFNLDQRLKEAKTQKFKNAIIPNKPLDTQGLKCFYAKDITQVLEWM; translated from the coding sequence ATGGCAAAAGCAAAGCCAGTTTTTGAGTGTCAAGCGTGTGGTAATCAACAAGCAAAGTGGCTGGGCAAATGCCCGCAATGTGGAGCCTGGGACAGCTTTGTTGAGCTTAGTCAAGCAGAGATAAAGATAAGCAAAGAGATAGCAAAAAGTAGTGGCGCACCCAGCAAAGCCATAAGTATAGACGAAGTTGAAATTCAAAATTTCACGAGATTTAGCACCAAAGATAGCGAGCTAGACCTCGTTCTTGGTGGTGGCGTTGTCGAAGGCTCACTTGTGCTTATAGGCGGCAGCCCAGGAATTGGCAAATCAACATTGCTTCTAAAAATTGGCTCAAATTTAGCAAAAGACGGCAAAAAAACGCTCTATGTAAGCGGCGAAGAGAGCCAAAGCCAGATAAAAATGAGAGCTGATAGGCTAAATGCTGTGGATAAAAATTTATACCTGCTAACTGAAATTTGCCTAGAAGATATCATGCTAGAGGTGCAAAAGAGCGACTACAAGGTGCTAGTCATTGACTCCATACAAACGCTTTATAGCCAAAATATAAGCTCCGCTCCAGGCTCGATCACGCAGGTTCGTGAGATCACATTTGAGCTGATGAGACTTGCAAAGAGCCAAAATATCTGCGTTTTTATCATAGGTCACATCACCAAAGAGGGTTCGATCGCAGGACCTAGAGTGCTTGAGCATATGGTCGATGTGGTGCTTTATTTTGAGGGCGACGCGAGCAGAGAGTTAAGAATTTTACGTGGGTTTAAAAACCGCTTTGGCTCGACGAGCGAGGTTGGCATCTTTGAGATGAGCCAGCACGGGCTCGTGAGTGCAAACGAAGTCTCCAGTAAATTTTTCACACGTGGCGGAGCGATGAGTGGCAGTGCGATCACCATCATAATGGAAGGCTCAAGGGCACTTAGCATCGAAATTCAGGCACTTGTTTGTGAAAGTGCCTATCCAAAACGAAGCTCGACTGGCTTTGAGAGAAACCGCCTAGATATGCTGCTAGCCCTACTTGAGCGAAAGCTAGAAATTCCACTTGGACACTACGACGTCTTTATAAACGTTTCAGGTGGCGTTAAGATAAGCGAAACTGCGGCAGATCTAGCCGTCATAGCAGCGATAATCAGCAGCTTCAAAAACCGCCCTATCAGCAAGGATAGTGTTTTTATCGGTGAGCTAAGTCTAAATGGTGAGATAAGAGAAATTTTTAACCTAGATCAGCGATTAAAAGAGGCAAAAACACAGAAATTTAAAAATGCTATCATCCCAAACAAACCGCTTGACACACAAGGTCTAAAGTGCTTTTACGCCAAAGATATCACGCAAGTGCTTGAATGGATGTAA
- a CDS encoding VanZ family protein, with the protein MSRVKFLSKICFFIALLAIDFLAFTPKSPTIIENSWDKANYFLAFCVLYILLYLGYEFKIFKNLAILLAFGVQIELVQAFLPNRSFSLLDIVADMIGAAFGVMIIEILKRIIYGKSKASF; encoded by the coding sequence TTGAGTAGAGTGAAATTTCTTAGTAAAATTTGCTTTTTTATCGCTCTTTTGGCAATCGATTTTCTTGCATTTACTCCAAAAAGTCCCACGATCATCGAAAATTCGTGGGATAAAGCAAACTATTTTTTAGCTTTTTGCGTCCTATACATCCTGCTTTATCTTGGCTATGAGTTTAAAATTTTTAAAAATTTAGCCATACTTTTAGCCTTTGGCGTGCAAATAGAGCTCGTTCAGGCATTTTTACCAAACAGGAGCTTTAGCTTGCTTGACATCGTGGCTGACATGATCGGAGCGGCTTTTGGAGTGATGATAATTGAAATTTTAAAAAGGATAATTTATGGCAAAAGCAAAGCCAGTTTTTGA